In Schlegelella aquatica, one DNA window encodes the following:
- a CDS encoding DUF2249 domain-containing protein, which translates to MTLTVTTVDVRTIVPRERHPLIFSTFAKLEPGHAMELVNDHDPKPLYYQFQAELPGAFGWDYLERGPEVWRVRIVKLAPAAGSTCCGSCQ; encoded by the coding sequence ATGACCCTCACCGTCACCACCGTCGATGTGCGAACCATCGTGCCGCGCGAGCGGCACCCGCTCATCTTCTCCACCTTCGCGAAGCTCGAGCCGGGCCACGCCATGGAGTTGGTGAACGACCACGATCCCAAGCCGCTGTACTACCAGTTCCAGGCCGAGCTGCCCGGCGCGTTCGGCTGGGACTACCTCGAGCGCGGCCCGGAGGTCTGGCGCGTGCGCATCGTCAAGCTGGCGCCGGCGGCGGGCTCCACCTGCTGCGGCTCCTGCCAATGA
- the puuE gene encoding allantoinase PuuE, with the protein MSHPRYPRDLRGYGRNPPHPQWPGRARVAVQFVLNFEEGGEMSVLHGDAASEQFLSEMFNPAAYPARHLSMESIYEYGSRVGVWRLLREFERRGLPLTVFGVSMALERCPEVTAAFVELGHEIACHGWRWIHYQTIDEATEREHMARGLEIIERLTGQRRGDPGAVHGVGWYTGRDSPNTRRLVADLGGFEYDSDYYGDDLPFWLQVRRTDGQLVPHLVVPYTLDCNDMRFALPQGFSHGDPFFQYLRDAFDVLWAEGDERPAMMSVGMHCRLLGRPGRLRALQRFLDHIQSHDRVWITRRIDIARHWKQVHPFDAATAFVWE; encoded by the coding sequence ATGAGCCACCCCCGCTACCCCCGTGACCTGCGCGGCTACGGCCGCAACCCGCCCCACCCGCAATGGCCGGGCCGCGCCCGCGTCGCCGTGCAGTTCGTGCTCAATTTCGAGGAGGGCGGCGAGATGAGCGTGCTGCATGGCGATGCCGCCAGCGAGCAGTTCCTCTCCGAGATGTTCAACCCCGCCGCCTACCCGGCCCGGCACCTGAGCATGGAGAGCATCTACGAGTACGGATCGCGCGTGGGCGTGTGGCGGCTGCTGCGCGAATTCGAGCGGCGGGGCCTGCCGCTCACGGTGTTCGGCGTGTCGATGGCGCTGGAGCGCTGCCCCGAGGTGACCGCCGCCTTCGTCGAGCTGGGGCACGAGATCGCCTGCCACGGCTGGCGCTGGATCCACTACCAGACCATCGACGAGGCCACCGAGCGCGAGCACATGGCACGCGGCCTGGAGATCATCGAGCGGCTCACGGGCCAGCGCCGGGGCGACCCCGGGGCCGTGCACGGCGTGGGCTGGTACACCGGCCGCGACAGCCCGAACACGCGCCGGCTCGTGGCCGACCTGGGCGGCTTCGAGTACGACAGCGACTACTACGGCGACGACCTGCCCTTCTGGCTGCAGGTGCGACGCACCGACGGGCAGCTGGTGCCGCACCTGGTGGTGCCGTACACGCTGGACTGCAACGACATGCGCTTCGCGCTGCCGCAAGGCTTCTCGCACGGCGACCCGTTCTTCCAGTACCTGCGCGACGCGTTCGACGTGCTGTGGGCCGAAGGCGACGAGCGGCCGGCGATGATGAGCGTCGGCATGCACTGCCGCCTGCTCGGCCGCCCCGGCCGCCTGCGCGCCCTGCAGCGGTTTCTCGACCACATCCAGTCGCACGACCGCGTGTGGATCACCCGGCGCATCGACATCGCACGGCACTGGAAGCAGGTGCAT
- a CDS encoding Rrf2 family transcriptional regulator yields the protein MRLTVYTDYTLRVLIYLALKHREGGVATIDEMARAYGISRNHLMKIVHELGQHGFIETVRGRAGGARLARAPSQISIGDVVRMAEKDFSVVQCHERGAVHDCAILATCNLKRGLQRAVEAFMRELDRMTLADAVGSTAAAAQLLGMELAPARGASPVRAARKTIPIVGQPAAHAATRPRPASRSASRSRNR from the coding sequence ATGCGCCTTACGGTCTACACCGACTACACCCTGCGGGTGCTGATCTACCTGGCGCTCAAGCACCGCGAAGGGGGCGTGGCCACGATCGACGAGATGGCGCGGGCCTACGGCATCTCGCGCAACCATCTGATGAAGATCGTGCACGAGCTCGGCCAGCACGGCTTCATCGAGACGGTGCGCGGGCGCGCAGGCGGCGCGCGCCTCGCACGGGCCCCCTCTCAGATCTCCATCGGCGACGTGGTGCGCATGGCCGAGAAGGACTTCTCGGTCGTGCAATGCCATGAGCGCGGCGCCGTCCACGACTGCGCGATCCTCGCCACCTGCAATCTCAAGCGGGGCTTGCAGCGCGCCGTCGAGGCCTTCATGCGCGAGCTCGACCGCATGACGCTCGCCGACGCGGTGGGCTCCACCGCCGCGGCCGCCCAGCTGCTCGGGATGGAGCTTGCGCCGGCACGTGGCGCCTCGCCGGTGCGAGCGGCCCGCAAGACCATCCCCATCGTCGGCCAGCCGGCAGCCCATGCCGCGACGCGGCCTCGCCCGGCGAGCCGCTCCGCGTCCCGCAGTCGCAACCGCTGA
- a CDS encoding nitric-oxide reductase large subunit, whose translation MRSTRTLWRWLGVIFLLSFAALGFLGWQIHLQAPPIPKAVVSQDGQVLFGEGEVTRGQQAWLAAGGQQLGTVWGHGSYVAPDWSADWLHREALALRDLGAAQRYGKPYEQLGVEQRGALDAWVKSEFRRNTYDGSRGVIVVSRERARAIEQTAQHYAGLFGAAPEFDGLREAYAMTADALPSADDRKALAAFFFWSAWAAATDRPGEQGLSYTSNWPHEPLVGNTMTTSAAMWSIVSVVLLLGGIAAMLWFHSARKHEEEPAAPKTDPLFGAKATASMRATRKYFFAVIGLILLQIGMGIVTAHYAVEGQSLFGLPLAEVLPYVVSRTAHTQVGIFWIATAWLATGLYIAPLLSGQEPRLQKLGVDVLFWALIAIVVGSTATSWLGHLQRQGADFTFWIGNQGLEFTSMGRVWQILLFVGLLFWLLLMGRALWPALKRPSETRGLIAMVFLSATCIGGFYATSLTWGQGTHYSMIEYWRWWLVHLWVEGFFEVFATAVIALIFTRLGLIRTATANSAIVLETIVFLFGGILGTLHHLYFTGTPTSVIAVGAVFSALEVVPLTLIGLEGWATYQRTKAAPWVAAYKWPILCFVAVGFWNTVGAGLLGFAINPPASLYYVQGLNLTPAHGHAALFGVYGMLGIGLMLFCLRGLYARELHADRWLKPAFWGLNLGLAMMVFMSLVPAGIYQAWASVTQGLWYARSPEIVHSKLMEALVWLRVPGDVVFAAGAVFLAVYGAALLRRHSGEPRTLDVPAAKAARS comes from the coding sequence ATGAGATCCACCCGCACCCTGTGGAGATGGCTGGGCGTCATCTTCCTGCTTTCGTTCGCCGCCCTGGGCTTCCTGGGTTGGCAGATCCACCTCCAGGCCCCGCCCATCCCCAAGGCGGTGGTCAGCCAGGACGGCCAGGTGCTGTTCGGCGAGGGCGAGGTCACGCGCGGCCAGCAGGCCTGGCTCGCCGCCGGCGGCCAGCAGCTGGGCACCGTCTGGGGCCACGGCAGTTACGTCGCGCCGGACTGGTCGGCCGACTGGCTGCACCGCGAGGCGCTGGCGTTGCGCGACCTCGGGGCCGCGCAACGCTACGGCAAGCCCTACGAGCAGCTGGGCGTCGAGCAGCGCGGCGCCCTCGACGCGTGGGTCAAGAGCGAGTTCCGCCGCAACACCTACGACGGGTCGCGCGGCGTCATCGTCGTCTCGCGCGAGCGTGCCCGGGCCATCGAGCAGACGGCGCAGCACTACGCGGGCCTGTTCGGCGCAGCCCCCGAGTTCGACGGCTTGCGCGAGGCCTACGCGATGACGGCCGACGCGCTGCCCTCGGCCGACGACCGCAAGGCGCTGGCGGCGTTCTTCTTCTGGTCGGCCTGGGCGGCGGCCACCGACCGGCCGGGCGAGCAGGGCCTGTCGTACACCAGCAACTGGCCGCACGAGCCGCTGGTGGGCAACACGATGACCACCTCGGCGGCGATGTGGTCCATCGTGAGCGTGGTGCTGCTGCTGGGCGGCATCGCCGCGATGTTGTGGTTCCACAGCGCGCGCAAGCACGAGGAGGAGCCGGCCGCGCCGAAGACCGACCCGCTCTTCGGCGCGAAGGCCACGGCCTCGATGCGGGCCACGCGCAAGTACTTCTTCGCGGTGATCGGCCTCATCCTGCTGCAGATCGGCATGGGCATCGTCACCGCGCACTATGCGGTCGAAGGCCAGAGCCTGTTCGGCTTGCCGCTGGCCGAGGTGCTGCCCTATGTGGTGAGCCGCACGGCGCACACCCAGGTGGGCATCTTCTGGATCGCCACCGCCTGGCTGGCCACGGGCCTGTACATCGCGCCGCTGCTCTCGGGGCAGGAGCCCAGGCTGCAGAAGCTGGGCGTGGACGTGCTGTTCTGGGCGCTGATCGCCATCGTCGTCGGCTCAACCGCCACGAGCTGGCTCGGCCACCTGCAACGCCAGGGCGCCGACTTCACGTTCTGGATCGGCAACCAGGGGCTGGAGTTCACCAGCATGGGCCGCGTGTGGCAGATCCTGCTGTTCGTGGGCCTGCTGTTCTGGCTGCTGCTGATGGGCCGCGCGCTGTGGCCGGCGCTCAAGCGTCCGTCGGAGACGCGCGGGCTGATCGCGATGGTGTTCCTGTCGGCCACCTGCATCGGCGGCTTCTACGCGACCTCGCTCACCTGGGGCCAGGGCACGCACTACTCGATGATCGAGTACTGGCGCTGGTGGCTGGTGCACCTGTGGGTCGAAGGCTTCTTCGAGGTGTTCGCCACGGCCGTCATCGCGCTGATCTTCACCCGCCTGGGCCTGATCCGCACGGCCACCGCCAACAGCGCGATCGTGCTGGAGACCATCGTGTTCCTGTTCGGCGGCATCCTGGGCACGCTGCACCACCTGTACTTCACCGGCACCCCCACGTCGGTGATCGCGGTGGGCGCGGTGTTCTCGGCGCTCGAAGTGGTGCCGCTCACCCTGATCGGCCTGGAAGGCTGGGCCACCTACCAGCGCACCAAGGCCGCGCCCTGGGTCGCCGCGTACAAGTGGCCGATCCTGTGCTTCGTCGCGGTGGGCTTCTGGAACACCGTGGGCGCGGGCCTGCTGGGCTTTGCGATCAACCCGCCGGCCTCGCTGTACTACGTGCAGGGCCTGAACCTCACGCCCGCCCACGGCCATGCGGCGCTGTTCGGCGTGTACGGCATGCTCGGCATCGGCCTGATGCTGTTCTGCCTGCGCGGCCTCTATGCCCGTGAGCTGCACGCCGACCGGTGGCTCAAGCCGGCCTTCTGGGGCTTGAACCTGGGCCTGGCGATGATGGTGTTCATGTCGCTCGTGCCGGCCGGCATCTACCAGGCCTGGGCCAGCGTGACCCAGGGCCTGTGGTACGCCCGCTCGCCCGAGATCGTGCACTCGAAGCTGATGGAAGCGCTGGTGTGGCTGCGTGTGCCGGGCGACGTGGTGTTCGCCGCCGGTGCGGTGTTCCTGGCCGTCTACGGCGCGGCCCTGCTGCGCCGCCACTCGGGTGAGCCGCGCACGCTGGACGTGCCCGCCGCCAAGGCGGCGCGGTCGTGA
- a CDS encoding metal-sulfur cluster assembly factor, with product MPLDDDAPAPPAYEYEGPPELREPIDRALHGVVDPEMALDIVDVGLVYRVRVEPQRVHVLMTMTSAACPAAGLILEEVEAALQRLLPEREPEVELTWEPAWTPARLSPRARRFMGW from the coding sequence ATGCCCTTGGACGATGATGCCCCCGCCCCGCCGGCCTACGAGTACGAAGGCCCGCCCGAGCTGCGCGAGCCGATCGACCGCGCGCTGCATGGCGTGGTGGACCCGGAGATGGCGCTGGACATCGTGGACGTGGGCCTCGTCTATCGGGTGCGCGTCGAGCCGCAGCGCGTGCACGTGCTGATGACGATGACCTCGGCCGCCTGCCCGGCGGCCGGCCTCATCCTGGAGGAGGTCGAGGCGGCGCTGCAACGCCTCCTGCCGGAGCGCGAGCCCGAGGTCGAACTGACCTGGGAGCCCGCCTGGACGCCGGCGCGCTTGAGCCCCCGGGCGCGGCGCTTCATGGGATGGTGA
- the uraH gene encoding hydroxyisourate hydrolase, producing the protein MGRLTTHVLDTAHGCPAAGMKVTLQKVGADGHAQTVKTVTLDSDGRTGGAPLLGPDEMAVGRWRLLFEVAPYFRAKGVSLPEPAFIDTVTLDFGIADAQAHYHVPLLVSPWSYGTYRGS; encoded by the coding sequence ATGGGTCGCTTGACTACGCATGTGCTGGACACCGCGCACGGCTGTCCGGCCGCCGGCATGAAGGTCACGCTGCAGAAGGTCGGCGCCGACGGGCATGCCCAGACGGTGAAGACCGTCACCCTCGACAGCGACGGCCGCACCGGCGGCGCGCCGCTGTTGGGCCCCGACGAGATGGCGGTGGGCCGGTGGCGGCTGCTGTTCGAGGTGGCGCCCTACTTCCGCGCGAAGGGCGTGAGCCTGCCCGAGCCGGCCTTCATCGACACCGTGACGCTGGACTTCGGCATTGCCGATGCGCAGGCCCACTACCACGTGCCGCTGCTCGTGAGCCCCTGGAGCTACGGCACCTATCGCGGCTCCTGA
- a CDS encoding GntR family transcriptional regulator, translating into MPRPTLPPKAAPATSSRRPPPAPAAEARAAHLRLAVPASAAPADTRRAAAALAPGAAPGSATARIVQAVTDAIVERRLMPGTKLVEQQIADIFAVSRTVVRQALNQLSRDRLVTLEPARGAFVAMPSVEEARQVFEVRRMLESAMVRQLAARITDAQVAQLRQHLKDERAAVARIDVPGRTRLLADFHVVLARLLGNEVLAELLADLLKRSSLISLMYQSSHSAEHSQQEHVEIVDALERRDARAAVRLMERHLASVERNLRLDPRAPDLAAVLQPR; encoded by the coding sequence ATGCCCCGCCCGACCTTGCCCCCGAAGGCCGCTCCTGCGACGTCCTCTCGCCGGCCCCCGCCCGCCCCGGCGGCCGAGGCCCGGGCCGCTCACCTGCGGCTGGCCGTGCCCGCCTCGGCCGCGCCGGCCGACACACGGCGCGCGGCGGCGGCGCTCGCGCCCGGCGCCGCCCCCGGCAGCGCGACGGCCCGCATCGTCCAGGCCGTCACCGATGCGATCGTCGAGCGGCGGCTGATGCCGGGCACCAAGCTCGTGGAGCAGCAGATCGCCGACATCTTCGCCGTCTCGCGCACCGTCGTGCGGCAGGCGCTCAACCAGTTGAGCCGCGACCGGCTCGTCACGCTCGAGCCGGCGCGCGGGGCCTTCGTCGCGATGCCGAGCGTCGAGGAGGCGCGCCAGGTGTTCGAGGTGCGCCGCATGCTGGAAAGCGCGATGGTCCGGCAACTGGCCGCGCGCATCACCGATGCGCAGGTGGCGCAGCTGCGGCAGCACCTGAAGGACGAGCGCGCGGCGGTCGCCCGCATCGACGTGCCCGGCCGCACGCGGCTGCTGGCGGACTTCCACGTGGTGCTCGCGCGGCTGCTGGGCAACGAGGTGCTCGCGGAGCTGCTGGCCGACCTGCTCAAGCGCTCGTCGCTGATCTCGCTGATGTACCAGTCCTCGCACTCGGCCGAGCATTCCCAGCAGGAGCACGTCGAGATCGTCGATGCGCTCGAGCGCCGCGATGCCCGCGCCGCGGTGCGCCTGATGGAACGGCACCTCGCCAGCGTCGAGCGCAACCTGCGCCTCGACCCGCGCGCACCGGACCTCGCCGCGGTGCTCCAGCCGCGCTGA
- a CDS encoding urate hydroxylase PuuD, producing MDTAYLLDWANLLLRWAHVITAIAWIGASFYFVMLDNSLTPPTHDDLKAKGVDGEMWAVHGGGFYHSNKYMVAPRWLPLPDKLHWSYWESYSTWLTGFGLFTVLYLFNAGTFLVDKSVHDWSPAAAAVASLGFLVAFWLVYDAICRTFGQRPRGDLVVGVLVSAFVVFASWLACQLFAGRAAFLLVGAMLATAMSANVFFWIIPGQRKVVAALRAGQQPDPLHGQRGKQRSVHNTYFTLPVLIAMLSNHYGWLYSGPHNWLVLVLLMLAGALIRHSFVARHKAHVQGKRTPWEHALVGTAVLVGLALWLAPAPQAPAPAQAQRPVRFAEVQAVVAQRCAMCHNAQLAQKNVALHTPQLIRQHAQAVYQQVAVLKLMPLNNATQITEDERALIKRWFEAGAPAN from the coding sequence ATGGACACCGCCTACCTGCTCGATTGGGCCAACCTGCTGCTGCGCTGGGCCCATGTCATCACCGCGATCGCCTGGATCGGCGCCTCGTTCTACTTCGTGATGCTGGACAACAGCCTCACGCCGCCGACGCACGATGACCTCAAAGCCAAAGGCGTGGACGGCGAGATGTGGGCCGTGCATGGCGGGGGCTTCTACCACTCCAACAAGTACATGGTGGCCCCGCGCTGGCTGCCGCTGCCCGACAAGCTCCACTGGTCGTACTGGGAGAGCTATTCCACCTGGCTCACCGGCTTCGGCCTTTTCACGGTGCTGTACCTCTTCAACGCCGGCACGTTCCTCGTGGACAAGAGCGTGCACGACTGGTCGCCGGCGGCGGCCGCCGTCGCTTCGCTCGGCTTCCTCGTGGCCTTTTGGCTGGTGTACGACGCGATCTGCCGCACCTTCGGGCAGCGGCCTCGGGGCGACCTCGTCGTCGGCGTGCTGGTGTCCGCCTTCGTGGTGTTCGCCTCGTGGCTGGCCTGCCAGCTCTTCGCGGGGCGCGCGGCCTTCTTGCTCGTGGGCGCGATGCTCGCCACCGCGATGAGCGCCAACGTGTTCTTCTGGATCATCCCCGGCCAGCGCAAGGTAGTGGCGGCACTGCGCGCCGGCCAGCAGCCCGACCCGTTGCACGGCCAGCGCGGCAAGCAACGCAGCGTGCACAACACCTACTTCACGCTGCCGGTGCTGATCGCGATGCTGTCCAACCACTATGGCTGGCTCTACAGCGGGCCGCACAACTGGCTGGTGCTGGTGCTGCTGATGCTCGCCGGTGCGTTGATCCGCCACAGCTTCGTCGCGCGCCACAAGGCGCACGTGCAGGGCAAGCGCACGCCGTGGGAGCACGCGCTCGTCGGCACCGCGGTGCTGGTCGGGCTGGCGCTGTGGCTCGCGCCCGCGCCGCAGGCCCCGGCGCCCGCACAGGCCCAGCGGCCGGTGCGCTTTGCCGAGGTGCAGGCGGTGGTGGCGCAGCGCTGCGCGATGTGCCACAACGCCCAGCTCGCGCAGAAGAACGTGGCCCTGCACACGCCGCAGTTGATCCGTCAGCACGCGCAGGCCGTGTATCAGCAAGTGGCCGTGCTCAAGCTCATGCCCCTCAACAACGCGACGCAGATCACCGAGGACGAGCGGGCCTTGATCAAGCGGTGGTTCGAGGCCGGCGCACCGGCGAACTAG
- a CDS encoding RrF2 family transcriptional regulator, whose amino-acid sequence MRLTSFTDYALRVLIFLAAGRGEPRATVGEIAAAFDISESHLTKVAHFLGRQGWVVTVRGKGGGLQLARPAGTIGVGEVVRRAEGEGAFAECFEARPRQGLEPADRPGAGRTPCSIADMCGLQGVLREAVAAFFGVLDRHTVQDLVQEPQRLRAVLFVPRASGPHTPPDAADDAGAPTLAKEWPDALGR is encoded by the coding sequence ATGCGGTTGACCAGCTTCACCGACTATGCGCTGCGCGTGCTGATCTTCCTGGCCGCGGGCCGCGGCGAGCCGCGCGCGACGGTCGGCGAGATCGCCGCCGCCTTCGACATCTCGGAAAGCCACCTGACCAAGGTGGCGCACTTCCTGGGACGGCAAGGCTGGGTTGTGACGGTGCGCGGCAAGGGCGGTGGCTTGCAACTCGCACGGCCGGCCGGCACCATCGGCGTCGGTGAGGTGGTGCGGCGGGCCGAGGGCGAGGGCGCGTTCGCCGAATGCTTCGAGGCGCGCCCGCGCCAGGGCCTGGAGCCGGCCGACCGGCCCGGGGCTGGGCGCACGCCTTGCTCGATCGCCGACATGTGCGGCCTGCAAGGCGTGCTGCGCGAGGCGGTCGCGGCCTTCTTCGGCGTGCTGGACCGCCACACCGTGCAGGACCTGGTGCAAGAGCCGCAGCGCCTGCGCGCCGTGCTGTTCGTGCCGCGTGCGAGTGGGCCGCACACGCCCCCAGACGCGGCCGACGACGCGGGCGCCCCGACCCTTGCGAAGGAGTGGCCCGATGCCCTTGGACGATGA
- a CDS encoding AMP-dependent synthetase/ligase, which yields MSAGALSTGAALPPDAVSTLAELFAWRVRTTPHGPAYRQAEATGRWRELTWREIGERVAAWRAALAALHLPRQARVAVLLPNGLDAVCIDQAALAEACVPVPMHLIDNPGSIAYILRDSEASVLVVQSRRQWDAIAALGEPMPALKHVVVVEAPELDESGPVRVVGAARWLDEAGARAPGEASTAGPGEDDLAAIVYTSGTTGKPKGVMLTHRNVLANVRATLQRVVPQPHEVFLSFLPLSHTFERTIGYYLPVAAGCTVAFARSVKDLPEDLRTVRPTILVSVPRIYERVYGQVQTVLAAWPWKQRLFEHAVRVGWRRFCRAQGLPLEQPAPAWLDALQWPLLDRLVARTLRAQFGGRLRIAVSGGAPLPPAIARCFLGLGVPIVQGYGMTETSPVVAANAPDDNDPYTVGRVLPGVEVRLGDNRELLVRGPSVMRGYWHREDDTRAAFVDGWLRTGDQAAIENGRLRILGRVKEIIVTSTGEKIAPADLEQAIAADPLFAQVWAFGDNRPFIGCAAVLEPARWAALARSLGLDPQQPASLEAEAARAAVVRRMRELTASFPHYAQPRGAILLLEPWTVENTLLTPTLKLKRKNLEARYAGAVERLYSSSRRG from the coding sequence GTGAGCGCAGGCGCCCTTTCGACGGGCGCGGCGCTGCCTCCCGATGCCGTGAGCACGCTGGCCGAGCTGTTCGCCTGGCGTGTGCGCACCACCCCACATGGGCCGGCCTACCGGCAGGCCGAGGCCACCGGCCGCTGGCGCGAGCTGACGTGGCGCGAGATCGGCGAGCGCGTGGCCGCCTGGCGCGCGGCGCTCGCCGCCTTGCACCTGCCCCGTCAGGCGCGCGTCGCCGTGCTGCTGCCCAACGGGCTCGATGCGGTGTGCATCGACCAGGCCGCGCTCGCCGAGGCCTGCGTGCCGGTGCCGATGCACCTCATCGACAACCCGGGCAGCATCGCCTACATCCTGCGCGACAGCGAGGCCTCGGTGCTCGTGGTCCAGTCGCGCAGGCAGTGGGACGCGATCGCCGCCCTGGGCGAGCCGATGCCCGCGCTGAAGCACGTGGTCGTCGTCGAGGCGCCGGAGCTGGACGAATCGGGCCCGGTGCGCGTCGTCGGTGCGGCACGCTGGCTCGACGAGGCTGGCGCGCGGGCGCCCGGCGAGGCCTCGACCGCGGGGCCGGGCGAAGACGACCTGGCGGCGATCGTCTACACCTCGGGCACCACCGGCAAGCCCAAGGGCGTGATGCTCACCCACCGCAACGTGCTGGCCAACGTGCGCGCGACGCTGCAGCGCGTCGTGCCGCAGCCTCACGAGGTGTTCCTTTCGTTCCTGCCGCTGTCGCACACCTTCGAGCGCACCATCGGCTACTACCTGCCGGTGGCGGCCGGCTGCACCGTGGCCTTCGCGCGCTCGGTCAAGGACTTGCCCGAAGACCTGCGCACCGTGCGGCCGACCATCCTCGTGTCGGTGCCGCGCATCTACGAGCGCGTGTACGGGCAGGTGCAGACGGTGCTGGCCGCCTGGCCGTGGAAGCAGCGCCTGTTCGAGCACGCGGTGCGGGTCGGCTGGCGGCGCTTTTGCCGCGCGCAGGGGCTGCCGCTGGAGCAGCCCGCACCGGCCTGGCTCGACGCCCTGCAATGGCCGCTGCTCGACCGTCTGGTGGCGCGCACCTTGCGCGCGCAGTTCGGCGGGCGGCTGCGCATCGCCGTCAGCGGGGGCGCGCCGCTGCCGCCAGCCATCGCACGCTGCTTCCTGGGCCTGGGTGTGCCCATCGTGCAAGGCTACGGCATGACCGAGACCTCGCCCGTGGTGGCGGCCAACGCGCCGGACGACAACGACCCCTACACGGTGGGCCGGGTGCTGCCCGGCGTCGAGGTGCGCCTCGGCGACAACCGCGAGCTGCTGGTGCGCGGGCCGAGCGTGATGCGCGGCTACTGGCACCGCGAGGACGACACCCGCGCCGCCTTCGTGGACGGCTGGCTGCGCACCGGCGACCAGGCGGCGATCGAAAACGGCCGGCTGCGCATCCTCGGGCGCGTCAAGGAGATCATCGTCACCTCCACCGGCGAGAAGATCGCGCCCGCCGATCTGGAGCAGGCCATCGCAGCCGATCCGCTGTTCGCGCAGGTCTGGGCCTTCGGCGACAACCGCCCCTTCATCGGTTGCGCAGCGGTGCTGGAGCCCGCGCGTTGGGCCGCGCTCGCCCGCTCGCTGGGCCTCGACCCGCAGCAACCCGCCAGCCTGGAGGCCGAGGCCGCGCGCGCGGCGGTCGTGCGCCGCATGCGAGAGCTGACCGCCTCGTTCCCGCACTACGCGCAGCCCCGCGGCGCGATCCTGCTGCTCGAGCCCTGGACGGTCGAGAACACGCTGCTCACCCCCACGCTCAAGCTCAAGCGCAAGAACCTGGAGGCCCGCTACGCGGGGGCGGTCGAGCGGCTGTACTCGTCGTCACGGCGCGGCTGA